One window from the genome of Lepisosteus oculatus isolate fLepOcu1 chromosome 25, fLepOcu1.hap2, whole genome shotgun sequence encodes:
- the fblim1 gene encoding filamin-binding LIM protein 1, protein MMAAPQPQKRMVSSVFITLAPPYRAQVRPASRDTQPSATGTGSQPPNTGGAGFTRTASPPATRAAPTANGQHQAQPSPGWRGSKGTGPTGSAALATAASAALTTAASTAGTTALTTAASTALTTAGNRENGTEDFPSVLPPPSPPPPPEAALPAFSSPCLPLPPPPLAVTAPPVSSAGPLHTLKGTAAGRGRQCEEHAPSGGEKQPVDQPLDSQPSWSAPPHMDSREICGYCHKLVPSTEPAVEALSKTYHAGCFQCRQCRRPLAGQLYYNKVGTPLCEPCYSATLERCMRCSQVIQDHVIRAMGKASHPECFICTVCSRPIGEEKFAVDDKNELYCLQDYYRTFAPECSVCRQLIVPREDGKDAYTVECLGHCFHEDCYRCENCRVLLSPEPNEQGCYPLEGRILCKPCHLSQSRSLPVTSADLAPAL, encoded by the exons ATGATGGCAGCCCCGCAGCCCCAGAAGAGGATGGTGTCGTCCGTGTTCATCACCCTGGCACCGCCGTACCGCGCGCAGGTGCGTCCCGCGTCCCGGGACACCCAGCCCAGCGCCACTGGCACAGGGTCCCAGCCCCCCAACACAGGGGGCGCTGGCTTCACCAGGACAGCAAGCCCTCCAGCCACCAGGGCGGCGCCAACAGCCAATGGGCAGCACCAAGCCCAGCCCTCACCTGGGTGGAGAGGCAGCAAGGGCACAGGTCCAACAGGGAGTGCAGCACTGGCCACAGCAGCGTCCGCAGCACTGACCACTGCAGCGTCCACAGCCGGGACCACAGCACTGACCACTGCAGCGTCCACAGCCCTGACCACAGCTGGGAACAGAGAGAACGGCACTGAAG ACTTCCCCTCTGTCCTGCCCCCGCCATCCCCACCGCCCCCGCCAGAGGCAGCCCTGCCCGCATTCTCCAGCCCTTGCCTCCCACTGCCTCCCCCTCCACTGGCtgtcacagcgccccctgtctcCAGCGCGGGGCCACTGCACACACTGAAG GGCACAGCGGCAGGGCGGGGAAGGCAGTGCGAGGAGCACGCTCCCTCTGGTGGTGAAAAGCAGCCAGTGGACCAGCCCCTGGACTCCCAGCCCAGCTGGTCAGCGCCGCCCCACATGGACAGCAGAG AGATCTGTGGCTACTGCCACAAGCTTGTCCCGTCCACTGAGCCCGCTGTGGAGGCCCTGAGCAAGACCTACCATGCAGGCTGCTTCCAGTGCCGGCAGTGTCGCCGCCCGCTGGCCGGACAGCTGTACTACAACAAAGTCGGAACTCCCCTGTGTGAGCCCTGCTACTCG GCCACTCTGGAAAGGTGCATGCGCTGCAGTCAGGTGATTCAGGATCACGTGATTAGGGCCATGGGCAAGGCCTCCCACCCAGAATGCTTCATCTGCACAGTGTGCAGCAGACCAATCGGAGAAGAGAAATTCGCCGTGGATGACAAGAACGAGCTGTACTGCCTCCAGGACTATTACAG GACGTTCGCCCCCGAGTGCAGCGTGTGCCGCCAGCTGATCGTCCCCAGGGAGGACGGCAAGGACGCCTACACTGTGGAGTGTCTGGGCCACTGCTTCCACGAGGACTGCTACCGGTGTGAG aACTGCAGGGTGCTCCTGTCTCCCGAGCCGAATGAGCAAGGCTGCTACCCCCTGGAGGGACGAATCCTCTGCAAGCCGTGCCACCTCTCCCAGAGCCGCAGCCTCCCGGTGACCTCAGCTGACCTGGCACCTGCCCTCTGA